The Halorientalis sp. IM1011 genome window below encodes:
- a CDS encoding aspartate kinase: protein MRVVSKFGGTSLGNGDRVNRAADSIAAAVEAGHEVAVVASAMGSTTDHLLDEIQYEADEADRAEIVSMGERTSVRMLKGALSARGVNAVFLEPGSDDWPVITDEHGEVDVDETTRRAKVLAEQMHNDDVVPVITGFLAQDHAGNVTTLGRGGSDTTAVMLGKYMDADEVVIVTDVEGVMTGDPRVVEGARNVGEITVDELRNLSFRGAEVVAPSALTYKGEDMSVRVVHYQHGDIMTGGTSIEGQFENLIDMQEDRLSCLTVAGRAVRNEPGILSKLSTALSEAGINVDAVSSGMDSITFYIDADHAEEAETLLHDEVVESSTLSSVTVDDPYAVIRVTGGELQTEPGIVNRIVAPLADERINVHDVITSATSVAVFVDWDEGEEALGHIQTVFGD, encoded by the coding sequence ATGCGCGTAGTCTCGAAGTTCGGTGGGACGAGTCTGGGAAACGGTGACCGGGTCAACCGGGCCGCGGATTCGATCGCAGCGGCCGTCGAGGCGGGCCACGAGGTCGCCGTCGTCGCCAGCGCGATGGGGTCGACGACGGACCACCTGCTCGACGAGATCCAGTACGAGGCCGACGAGGCCGACCGCGCCGAAATCGTCAGCATGGGCGAGCGGACCTCCGTCCGAATGTTGAAGGGCGCACTCTCCGCCCGCGGCGTCAACGCCGTCTTCCTCGAACCGGGCAGCGACGACTGGCCGGTCATCACCGACGAACACGGCGAGGTCGACGTCGACGAGACCACCCGCCGCGCGAAGGTGCTGGCCGAACAGATGCACAACGACGACGTGGTGCCCGTGATCACCGGGTTCCTCGCACAGGATCACGCCGGGAACGTGACGACACTCGGCCGCGGTGGCTCGGACACGACCGCCGTGATGCTCGGGAAGTACATGGACGCCGACGAGGTCGTCATCGTCACCGACGTCGAGGGCGTCATGACCGGCGACCCGCGCGTCGTCGAGGGCGCGCGCAACGTCGGCGAGATCACCGTCGACGAACTCCGAAATCTCTCCTTCCGCGGGGCCGAGGTTGTCGCCCCGAGTGCACTCACCTACAAGGGCGAGGACATGAGCGTCCGGGTCGTCCACTACCAGCACGGCGACATCATGACCGGCGGGACCTCCATCGAGGGGCAGTTCGAGAACCTCATCGACATGCAGGAGGACCGGCTGTCCTGTCTCACCGTCGCCGGCCGCGCGGTCCGGAACGAGCCGGGCATCCTCTCGAAACTGTCGACGGCGCTGTCCGAGGCCGGTATCAACGTCGACGCCGTCTCCTCCGGGATGGACTCGATCACCTTCTACATCGACGCGGACCACGCCGAGGAGGCCGAGACGCTGCTCCACGACGAGGTCGTCGAGTCGAGCACCCTCTCCTCCGTCACCGTCGACGACCCCTACGCCGTCATCCGGGTCACCGGCGGCGAACTCCAGACCGAACCCGGCATCGTCAACCGCATCGTCGCCCCCCTCGC
- a CDS encoding histidine kinase N-terminal 7TM domain-containing protein: MAWTLSLYTICGLVAAAVTAGTVWFVWDARSDPHGPAFLGLLVTASGWAFSYAIQLGHTTVSGQLPWQTLALLFAGPVPTLWFLFALRYVGADHWLTRCRVAILSIEPAVFGLFVLTNGYHHLMYSATGLTQTAWGPIIDITLGPGYIVLVGYAYLIVTIGLAILLRDFVQSSALYRRQVGLLVVGGFPSMLTHVLFSIRAGPVPDLDLTPFALSITALFFGLTIFHWDLVDRSPVAREQAFQRMGDGLVVADSCDEIVEVNGVARRVFDPTPEEGRVIGSVFPETDLAGLDGETVTATIDGTERTYDCHVVPFYDHHEQLTGRGVVLRDVTERRAYEQRLEVANRVLRHNLRNDMTVILGRADQLETAVDGDTTAVDIIRETVHDIMDVSEKAREMIQHTRFDDLDREPVDVVSVVERALARFRDTHPEVSWRFDAPDSATALVAGEESLATAVENLLDNAVEHNDGDCPVVAVAVEVDDDQVRLTVADNGSGIPELERDVFVSGTETQLKHSQGLGLWLVYWHVTASGGDVSIDVDEDGSVVTISLPRTDGHGDLMDAEPTGIDVPPRSTSATR, from the coding sequence ATGGCGTGGACGCTCTCACTCTATACGATCTGTGGGCTCGTGGCCGCTGCGGTAACGGCCGGGACCGTGTGGTTCGTCTGGGACGCGCGCTCGGATCCGCACGGTCCGGCGTTCCTCGGTCTCCTGGTCACGGCCTCGGGGTGGGCGTTCAGCTACGCGATCCAGCTCGGCCACACGACCGTGTCCGGACAACTCCCCTGGCAGACGCTCGCCCTGCTGTTCGCGGGGCCGGTTCCGACGCTGTGGTTCCTGTTCGCTCTCAGGTACGTCGGCGCGGACCACTGGCTCACCCGCTGTCGCGTTGCGATCCTCTCGATCGAACCCGCCGTGTTCGGACTCTTCGTGCTCACGAACGGGTACCACCACCTCATGTACTCGGCGACGGGGCTCACCCAAACGGCGTGGGGGCCGATCATCGACATCACGCTCGGGCCGGGATACATCGTCCTCGTGGGCTATGCCTACCTGATCGTCACGATCGGGCTGGCGATTCTCCTGCGGGATTTCGTCCAGTCGTCGGCCCTCTACCGTCGGCAGGTCGGTCTGCTCGTCGTCGGCGGGTTCCCGTCGATGCTGACCCACGTCCTGTTTTCGATCCGCGCGGGCCCGGTGCCCGACCTCGATCTGACGCCGTTTGCCCTGTCGATCACAGCGCTGTTTTTCGGCCTCACCATCTTCCACTGGGATCTGGTCGACCGCTCCCCGGTGGCCCGGGAACAGGCGTTCCAGCGGATGGGTGACGGTCTGGTAGTCGCCGACAGTTGCGACGAAATCGTCGAGGTCAACGGCGTGGCCAGACGCGTCTTCGACCCGACGCCGGAGGAAGGCCGCGTTATCGGGTCGGTCTTCCCCGAGACCGATCTGGCGGGGCTGGACGGCGAGACCGTGACCGCGACCATCGACGGCACCGAACGCACCTACGACTGCCACGTCGTCCCCTTCTACGATCACCACGAGCAACTCACCGGCCGCGGCGTCGTCCTCCGGGACGTGACCGAGCGCCGGGCCTACGAGCAGCGACTGGAGGTCGCCAACCGCGTCCTCCGGCACAACCTCCGCAACGACATGACCGTCATCCTCGGGCGCGCCGACCAGCTGGAGACCGCCGTCGACGGCGACACGACGGCGGTCGACATCATCCGCGAGACCGTCCACGACATCATGGACGTCAGCGAGAAGGCCCGCGAGATGATTCAACACACCAGATTCGACGATCTCGACCGCGAACCAGTCGACGTCGTGAGCGTGGTCGAGCGAGCGCTGGCGCGCTTTCGCGACACACACCCCGAAGTGTCCTGGCGGTTCGACGCTCCGGATTCGGCCACCGCGCTGGTGGCAGGGGAGGAATCGCTCGCGACGGCGGTCGAGAACCTCCTCGACAACGCGGTCGAGCACAACGACGGCGACTGCCCAGTGGTCGCCGTCGCCGTCGAGGTGGACGACGACCAGGTGCGGCTCACCGTCGCCGACAACGGGTCGGGTATCCCGGAACTCGAACGGGACGTGTTCGTCTCCGGTACCGAAACGCAACTCAAACACAGTCAGGGACTGGGTCTCTGGCTGGTCTACTGGCACGTCACCGCCTCCGGCGGGGACGTGTCCATCGACGTCGACGAGGACGGCTCCGTCGTCACCATCTCGCTCCCCCGGACCGACGGCCACGGGGACCTGATGGATGCCGAGCCGACCGGAATCGACGTGCCCCCCCGCTCCACGTCGGCGACCCGGTGA
- a CDS encoding Zn-ribbon domain-containing protein produces the protein MPHQCTSCGQVFDDGSKEMLSGCPDCGGNKFQFHPSTEDVPDEPEPSAEPPDPPAPDSSVARTVGSAAATVRDLVGGSGGSKSAGAPDDDASSAAPEHTPADSIPSEPAPAPERTPGENPPSREDAAQADARSEVVSPDEIPTDADVDTRDDAHAQSDATGDGPVPDSAGGTGGRVASEPSEDRPDLSDLREELNDQFESIKVLSPGQYELNLMELYDREEYIIALQEDGRYTIQVPENWHD, from the coding sequence ATGCCCCACCAGTGTACGAGCTGCGGCCAGGTGTTCGACGACGGCTCCAAGGAGATGCTGTCGGGCTGTCCCGACTGCGGCGGGAACAAGTTCCAGTTTCACCCCTCCACCGAGGACGTCCCGGACGAACCGGAGCCGTCGGCCGAACCGCCGGACCCGCCCGCGCCCGACAGCTCCGTGGCCCGTACCGTCGGGAGCGCGGCCGCAACCGTCCGCGACCTGGTCGGTGGCTCGGGCGGGTCGAAGTCCGCGGGCGCACCCGACGACGACGCGTCGTCCGCCGCCCCGGAACACACGCCGGCCGACTCGATTCCGTCTGAACCGGCCCCGGCCCCGGAACGCACCCCGGGCGAAAATCCTCCGTCACGTGAAGACGCCGCACAGGCCGACGCTCGCAGCGAAGTCGTCAGCCCGGACGAGATTCCCACGGATGCCGACGTGGACACCCGGGACGACGCACACGCACAATCCGACGCGACCGGCGACGGACCCGTCCCCGATTCGGCGGGCGGTACCGGCGGCCGCGTCGCAAGCGAACCCAGCGAGGACCGCCCGGACCTGAGTGACCTCCGCGAGGAACTCAACGACCAGTTCGAGAGCATCAAGGTCCTGAGTCCGGGACAGTACGAACTCAACCTGATGGAGCTGTACGACCGCGAGGAGTACATCATCGCCCTCCAGGAAGACGGTCGGTACACGATTCAGGTTCCCGAGAACTGGCACGATTGA
- a CDS encoding DUF2073 domain-containing protein, whose amino-acid sequence MPEVKKADDGDDGVQIDLISGERMENMTSMEKIRMILDGVHEGNIVILEEGLSPDEESRLIEVTMTEISPDEFNGIEIETYPQSGSTDSGLLNRLMGNNETKKLTVIGPANQIETLHKDETLISALVSRK is encoded by the coding sequence ATGCCGGAAGTGAAAAAAGCAGACGACGGCGACGACGGCGTGCAGATCGACCTCATCAGCGGTGAGCGCATGGAGAACATGACCTCCATGGAGAAGATCCGGATGATACTCGACGGTGTCCACGAGGGGAACATCGTCATCCTCGAAGAGGGACTGTCACCGGACGAGGAGTCCCGGCTCATCGAGGTCACGATGACCGAGATCAGCCCCGACGAGTTCAACGGGATCGAGATCGAGACGTATCCCCAGTCCGGGAGCACGGACTCGGGACTGCTCAACCGGCTGATGGGCAACAACGAGACGAAGAAGCTGACGGTGATCGGGCCGGCGAACCAGATCGAGACGCTACACAAAGACGAGACGCTGATCAGCGCCCTGGTCTCACGGAAATAA
- a CDS encoding S26 family signal peptidase — translation MSERSDEGERRGPNPPAEGSSAERGGSFLDDFATSVLAVVGIGILLFAISGVWPPMVAIESGSMQPNIGVGDLVFVMEEERFPSDDAIEDTGVATVYSANQSDYRKFNRPGDVIVYEPNGNERATPVIHRAQFFVEEGENWYERADPEHLPNDVDSCEDLQHCPAEYDGFITRGDNPTSNKRYDQVQGVSRPVKPDWVIGTAEFRMPGLGWLRLNFQTGPVGTADAAAAAT, via the coding sequence ATGAGCGAACGTAGCGACGAGGGGGAGCGACGGGGGCCGAATCCGCCGGCGGAAGGAAGTTCTGCCGAGCGGGGTGGGTCGTTCCTCGACGACTTCGCGACGAGCGTGCTGGCCGTCGTCGGTATCGGCATCCTTCTCTTTGCCATCAGCGGCGTCTGGCCGCCGATGGTCGCCATCGAGAGCGGGAGCATGCAACCGAACATCGGGGTCGGCGACCTCGTGTTCGTGATGGAGGAAGAGCGGTTCCCCAGCGACGATGCCATCGAGGACACCGGTGTCGCGACCGTCTACAGCGCGAATCAGAGCGACTACCGGAAGTTCAACCGGCCGGGGGACGTGATCGTCTACGAGCCAAACGGCAACGAGCGAGCCACACCGGTGATACACCGGGCCCAGTTCTTCGTCGAAGAGGGCGAGAACTGGTACGAGCGGGCCGACCCGGAACATCTCCCGAACGACGTCGACTCCTGTGAGGACCTCCAGCACTGTCCCGCGGAGTACGACGGGTTCATCACGCGCGGTGACAACCCGACCTCGAACAAGCGGTACGACCAGGTACAGGGCGTCTCCAGGCCCGTCAAACCCGACTGGGTGATCGGCACCGCCGAGTTCCGTATGCCCGGACTGGGCTGGCTCCGCCTCAACTTCCAGACGGGGCCGGTCGGGACCGCCGACGCCGCCGCGGCGGCGACCTGA
- a CDS encoding Era-like GTP-binding protein — translation MGLITDIRDSISSLFSAQDPKRIGIYGPPNAGKTTLANRIARDWTGDAIGPESHIPHETRRARRKENVEIERNGKSVTIDVVDTPGVTTKVDYTEFLEHDMEKDDAVRRSREATEGVAEAMHWLREDVDGVLYVLDSTEDPFTQVNTMLVGIIESQDLPVLILANKTDLEDSNIRRIENAFPQHETLPLSALEGDNMDEVYDKIAEYFG, via the coding sequence ATGGGACTGATCACGGACATCCGAGACAGTATTTCGTCGTTGTTCTCGGCGCAGGACCCGAAGCGAATCGGTATCTACGGTCCACCAAACGCCGGGAAGACGACGCTGGCGAACCGCATCGCTCGCGACTGGACAGGTGACGCTATCGGCCCGGAGAGTCACATTCCACACGAAACACGGCGCGCACGCAGAAAGGAGAATGTCGAGATCGAGCGCAACGGCAAGTCGGTCACCATCGACGTGGTCGACACGCCCGGTGTGACGACGAAAGTCGACTACACCGAGTTCCTCGAACACGACATGGAGAAAGACGACGCCGTGCGCCGCTCACGCGAGGCTACCGAAGGCGTCGCCGAGGCCATGCACTGGCTGCGCGAGGACGTCGACGGCGTCCTCTACGTGCTCGACTCCACCGAGGACCCGTTCACGCAGGTGAACACGATGCTCGTCGGCATCATCGAGAGTCAGGACCTGCCCGTCCTGATCCTCGCGAACAAGACCGACCTCGAGGACTCGAACATCCGCCGCATCGAGAACGCCTTCCCCCAGCACGAGACGCTGCCCCTGTCGGCGCTGGAAGGCGACAACATGGACGAGGTCTACGACAAGATCGCGGAGTATTTCGGGTGA
- a CDS encoding Cdc6/Cdc18 family protein — MTGSGNESDGPDTGAGKRDGQSGPDGQSPLDDAAGDESRSSVDVETSISDSSLDDVVLDDVEEDGDLDEASRGLFDDLLSGAPIFENKEVLRPSYTPRELPHRQEQINNMATILVSALRGDTPSNILIYGKTGTGKTASAKFVSEELETTSQKYEVPCEVQYINCEVTDTQYRVLAQLANKFIEQNRSVIDDRIAELEDLRERAEDDPSALASADGSALETGVSVGSGPGIDEIETVDELDARIEDLDDDREEFEEVPMTGWPTDRVYNSFFEAVDYHERVVVIMLDEIDKLVEKSGDDTLYNLSRMNSELDNSRVSIMGISNDLKFTDFLDPRVKSSLGEEEIVFPPYDANQLRDILQHRANDAFEEGALSDDVIPLCAAFAAQEHGDARRALDLLRTAGELAERGQTERVEEDHVRRAQEKIELDRVVEVVRTLPTQSKLVLFAIILLEKNGVHNINTGEVYNIYKRLCEEIDADTLTQRRVTDLISELDMLGIVNAVVVSKGRYGRTKEISLSVPIDETEAVLLSDSRLGDIEDVQPFVQARFDN, encoded by the coding sequence ATGACAGGGAGCGGAAACGAATCCGACGGACCGGACACGGGAGCGGGGAAGCGAGACGGGCAGAGCGGGCCCGACGGCCAGTCACCGCTCGACGATGCGGCGGGCGACGAGAGCCGATCCAGCGTCGACGTAGAGACGTCGATCTCCGACTCGTCGCTGGACGACGTGGTACTCGACGACGTCGAGGAAGACGGCGACCTCGACGAGGCGTCGCGCGGACTGTTCGACGACCTGCTCAGCGGCGCGCCCATCTTCGAGAACAAGGAGGTACTGCGCCCGTCGTACACGCCCCGGGAGCTTCCCCACCGACAGGAACAGATCAACAACATGGCGACGATCCTCGTCTCGGCGTTGCGCGGGGACACACCGTCGAACATCCTCATCTACGGCAAGACCGGGACGGGCAAGACCGCGAGCGCGAAGTTCGTCAGCGAGGAACTGGAGACCACCTCTCAGAAGTACGAGGTCCCCTGTGAGGTCCAGTACATCAACTGCGAGGTCACCGACACCCAGTACCGCGTGCTCGCGCAACTGGCCAACAAGTTCATCGAGCAGAACCGGTCGGTGATCGACGACCGTATCGCCGAACTGGAAGACCTCCGCGAACGGGCAGAAGACGACCCCTCCGCCCTGGCTTCCGCAGACGGGAGTGCACTCGAAACGGGGGTGTCCGTGGGCTCGGGGCCGGGGATCGACGAGATCGAGACCGTCGACGAACTGGACGCCCGGATCGAGGACCTGGACGACGACCGCGAGGAGTTCGAGGAGGTCCCCATGACCGGGTGGCCGACCGACCGCGTGTACAACAGCTTCTTCGAGGCCGTCGACTACCACGAGCGCGTGGTCGTCATCATGCTCGACGAAATCGACAAGCTCGTCGAGAAATCCGGCGACGACACCCTCTATAACCTCTCGCGGATGAACTCCGAACTCGACAACTCACGGGTGTCGATCATGGGCATCTCCAACGACCTGAAGTTCACCGACTTCCTCGACCCGCGGGTCAAGTCCAGCCTCGGCGAGGAGGAGATCGTCTTCCCGCCCTACGACGCCAACCAGCTCCGGGACATCCTCCAGCACCGCGCGAACGACGCCTTCGAGGAGGGGGCCCTCTCCGACGACGTGATCCCGCTGTGTGCGGCCTTCGCCGCACAGGAACACGGGGACGCTCGTCGGGCGCTCGACCTGTTGCGGACCGCAGGGGAACTCGCCGAGCGCGGTCAGACCGAACGCGTCGAGGAGGATCACGTCCGGCGCGCCCAGGAGAAGATCGAACTCGACCGCGTGGTCGAAGTGGTCCGGACCCTCCCCACGCAGTCGAAGCTGGTCCTGTTCGCGATCATCCTGCTGGAGAAAAACGGCGTCCACAACATCAACACCGGCGAGGTGTACAACATCTACAAGCGCCTCTGCGAGGAGATCGACGCGGACACGCTCACCCAGCGGCGCGTGACGGATCTGATCTCCGAACTGGACATGCTGGGCATCGTCAACGCCGTCGTCGTCTCGAAAGGTCGGTACGGGCGCACCAAGGAGATCAGCCTCTCGGTGCCAATCGACGAGACCGAGGCAGTTCTCCTGTCGGACTCCCGGCTGGGCGACATCGAGGACGTCCAGCCGTTCGTGCAGGCGCGGTTCGACAACTGA
- a CDS encoding DNA-directed DNA polymerase II small subunit, giving the protein MPLETPARIVSVLAQRGYNADREAVTLLANADDPARAIERALETAPDDAIKLSADHVESTLADADPSRERSTATATTGDAASEPPTPDPSVSSGTDPATSAESGAGAPPETGGSEGSVRASEATGPAAAESAGTGSDATAETDRRTTSDPAPTGERSIDTALHDVEIEGDMTGQSTGTGEYSDFVAVFRDRYERLSGQLRGRINHRPTDTLSSMAGGSEAAIVGMVSDIRSTASGHWLIELEDTNGVYPCLVMKDRDTAEQVSELLHDEVIAVEGTLSDDNSDGDGILFVDDLYFPEIPRTYKPSTADREVSAALVSDVHVGSQEFMADAWSRFADWLHTEEAERVEYLLIAGDMVEGVGVYPDQDEELDIVDIYDQYREFSEYLKEVPGDMEIVMIPGNHDAVRLAEPQPGFDEELREIMSAHDCRITANPSTVTVEGVSVLMYHGVSLDEVIAELPDEKANYDEPHRAMYQLLKKRHVAPQFGGHTRLAPEEEDYLVIDEVPDVFHAGHVHKFGYGKYHNVLTINSGCWQAQTAFQESVNIDPDTAMAPIVDLDTLDLTIRKFA; this is encoded by the coding sequence GTGCCGCTGGAGACGCCCGCCCGCATCGTCAGCGTCCTCGCCCAGCGCGGCTACAACGCCGACCGCGAGGCCGTCACCTTGCTCGCGAACGCCGACGATCCAGCACGCGCCATCGAGCGCGCACTCGAAACCGCGCCCGACGACGCGATCAAGCTCTCGGCCGACCACGTCGAGTCGACCCTGGCCGACGCGGACCCTTCCCGCGAGCGCTCGACCGCCACTGCGACCACGGGTGACGCTGCATCCGAGCCACCGACTCCCGACCCCTCTGTTTCGAGTGGAACGGACCCCGCCACGTCGGCCGAATCCGGGGCTGGCGCTCCACCTGAAACGGGGGGGTCCGAGGGGTCCGTGAGAGCGTCGGAGGCGACCGGTCCGGCCGCCGCCGAATCGGCTGGCACCGGGTCCGACGCGACCGCGGAAACCGACCGGCGAACGACGAGCGACCCCGCGCCGACCGGCGAGCGGTCCATCGACACCGCCCTGCACGACGTAGAGATCGAGGGGGACATGACCGGGCAGTCGACGGGGACCGGCGAGTACAGCGACTTCGTGGCCGTGTTCCGCGACCGCTACGAGCGACTCAGCGGGCAGTTGCGCGGGCGGATCAACCACCGTCCGACGGACACGCTCTCGTCGATGGCCGGGGGGAGCGAGGCCGCCATCGTCGGGATGGTCTCGGACATCCGGTCGACGGCCAGCGGGCACTGGCTGATCGAACTCGAAGACACGAACGGGGTCTACCCCTGTCTCGTGATGAAAGACCGGGACACCGCCGAACAGGTCAGTGAGTTGCTCCACGACGAGGTCATCGCCGTCGAGGGCACCCTCTCGGACGACAACAGCGACGGCGACGGGATCCTCTTCGTCGACGACCTCTATTTCCCGGAGATTCCCCGGACCTACAAGCCCTCGACGGCCGACCGGGAGGTCAGCGCCGCCCTCGTCAGCGACGTGCACGTGGGCAGCCAGGAGTTCATGGCCGACGCGTGGTCGCGCTTCGCCGACTGGCTCCACACCGAGGAGGCCGAGCGGGTCGAGTACCTGCTGATCGCGGGCGACATGGTCGAGGGTGTCGGTGTCTACCCCGACCAGGACGAGGAACTGGACATCGTGGACATCTACGACCAGTACCGGGAGTTCTCGGAGTACCTGAAGGAGGTCCCCGGAGACATGGAGATCGTCATGATTCCCGGCAACCACGACGCCGTGCGCCTCGCGGAGCCCCAGCCGGGATTCGACGAGGAGTTACGGGAGATCATGTCGGCTCACGACTGCCGGATCACTGCCAATCCCTCGACGGTCACCGTCGAAGGCGTCTCCGTCCTGATGTACCACGGCGTCTCGCTGGACGAGGTGATCGCCGAGTTGCCCGACGAGAAGGCCAACTACGACGAACCCCACAGGGCGATGTACCAGTTGCTGAAGAAACGCCACGTCGCACCGCAGTTCGGCGGGCACACGCGGCTGGCTCCCGAGGAGGAGGACTATCTGGTGATCGACGAGGTGCCCGACGTGTTCCACGCCGGCCACGTCCACAAGTTCGGCTACGGCAAGTACCACAACGTTCTCACGATCAACTCGGGCTGCTGGCAGGCTCAAACTGCGTTCCAGGAGAGCGTCAACATCGATCCCGACACCGCGATGGCCCCCATCGTCGACCTCGATACGCTCGATCTGACGATTCGGAAGTTCGCCTGA
- a CDS encoding Sjogren's syndrome/scleroderma autoantigen 1 family protein, whose product MSDFDKEAEREKLREKYGRDEDDREATERMSDLLLKGATMTNAHCGTCGDPIFRYEGQEFCPTCQQVVSEADEGGEQAPEEPAGAEMDAAADAETNTVADAETNAAADAPTDTPDEQPDRADTGTPRPGANGRADPGTADSATGTPATDDNAPADWTTSIDPSVADAVETEGQSAGKSPSTAPDRAAADAGPGAAGSSGTGSSGAGDLADARATLTNAVTRLTAQANASDDLERTRAYLAAVEEAADALAAVKRADR is encoded by the coding sequence ATGAGCGACTTCGACAAGGAAGCCGAACGCGAGAAGTTGCGCGAGAAGTACGGGCGCGACGAGGACGACCGCGAGGCGACCGAGCGCATGAGCGACCTCCTCCTGAAGGGCGCGACGATGACCAACGCCCACTGTGGCACCTGTGGCGACCCCATCTTCCGCTACGAGGGTCAGGAATTCTGCCCGACCTGCCAGCAGGTCGTCAGCGAGGCCGACGAGGGCGGCGAGCAGGCCCCCGAGGAGCCTGCCGGTGCCGAGATGGACGCAGCGGCCGACGCTGAAACGAACACAGTCGCCGACGCTGAAACGAACGCGGCCGCCGACGCTCCGACGGACACACCTGACGAGCAACCGGATCGAGCCGACACCGGAACGCCCCGACCCGGTGCGAACGGCCGGGCAGACCCCGGTACCGCCGACTCCGCGACCGGCACACCGGCCACCGACGACAACGCCCCCGCCGACTGGACCACCAGTATCGATCCGTCGGTCGCCGACGCAGTCGAAACGGAGGGGCAGTCCGCAGGCAAGTCCCCGTCCACCGCACCGGATCGGGCGGCCGCCGACGCGGGGCCCGGCGCGGCGGGGTCCAGCGGGACAGGATCCAGCGGGGCGGGTGACCTCGCGGACGCACGCGCGACACTCACAAATGCGGTCACGCGACTGACCGCACAGGCAAACGCCAGCGACGACCTCGAACGGACGCGGGCCTACCTCGCGGCCGTCGAGGAGGCCGCCGACGCGCTCGCGGCGGTCAAACGCGCGGATCGGTAG
- the mdh gene encoding malate dehydrogenase, whose product MTKVSIVGAAGTVGAAAGYNIALRDIADELVYVDIPDQEDVTIGQAADTNHGVAYDSNTTIRQGTYEDTAGSDVVVITAGLPRSPGQTRIDLADDNAPIMGDIIGQLEDHTDDFVSITTSNPVDLLNRHQYEVGDRDRHKVIGFGGRLDSARFRYVLSERFDEPVGNVEATILGEHGDAQVPVFSKVRVNGTDPEFTEDEQEQILEELQESAMDVIERKGATEWGPATGVAHMVEAVINDTGEVLPASIKLDGEYGYEDTAFGLPCKLGANGVEEVVDWDLTAQEEDLLDDAADKLSEQYEKIA is encoded by the coding sequence ATGACGAAAGTTAGCATAGTGGGCGCGGCGGGTACCGTCGGTGCCGCAGCGGGGTACAACATCGCCCTGCGTGACATCGCGGACGAACTCGTCTACGTCGACATTCCGGACCAGGAGGACGTGACCATCGGCCAGGCGGCGGACACGAACCACGGGGTCGCGTACGACTCCAACACGACGATCCGGCAGGGGACCTACGAGGACACCGCCGGCTCAGACGTCGTCGTCATCACGGCGGGACTGCCGCGGTCGCCGGGTCAGACCCGGATCGACCTGGCCGACGACAACGCCCCGATCATGGGCGACATCATCGGCCAGCTCGAAGACCACACCGACGACTTCGTCTCGATCACCACCTCGAACCCCGTCGACCTCCTCAACCGTCACCAGTACGAGGTCGGCGACCGTGACCGGCACAAGGTGATCGGCTTCGGCGGCCGCCTCGACTCCGCCCGGTTCCGCTACGTCCTCTCGGAGCGCTTCGACGAACCCGTCGGGAACGTCGAGGCGACGATCCTCGGCGAGCACGGCGACGCGCAGGTGCCCGTGTTCTCGAAGGTCCGCGTCAACGGTACCGACCCCGAGTTCACCGAAGACGAACAGGAGCAGATCCTCGAAGAACTCCAGGAGAGCGCCATGGACGTCATCGAACGCAAGGGCGCGACCGAGTGGGGGCCGGCCACGGGTGTGGCCCACATGGTCGAAGCCGTCATCAACGACACCGGCGAGGTCCTGCCAGCCTCCATCAAACTCGACGGTGAGTACGGCTACGAGGACACCGCCTTCGGTCTCCCGTGCAAACTCGGCGCGAACGGCGTCGAGGAAGTCGTCGACTGGGACCTGACCGCCCAGGAGGAAGACCTGCTCGACGACGCCGCCGACAAGCTCTCCGAGCAGTACGAGAAGATCGCCTGA